One window of Robiginitalea biformata HTCC2501 genomic DNA carries:
- a CDS encoding sensor histidine kinase: MILLVLIASVLIAGVTVYQYREQAQDYHQDRLERKEEQIKQAITFALQRTTYPVTTENLGLIFKDEIYRIAIIENANFNIYDLDGQLIKSSRPKFDNDSVSLCLDAHVLNALRGSMEKRYVESAAAAGDNYQASYSFITDSRFKPIGILNLPYFEENSFYDMELGEFMMRLGAVYLIMLLSAIALAYFISKYITRSLETVSDKLTHTRLARTNEKIFLDDPSEEIGKLIDAYNSMIDELELSATKLARSEREQAWREMAKQVAHEIKNPLTPMRLSVQSFERKFDPRDPDVGRQVAEFSKTLIQQIDTLSSIASAFSNFAKMPAQQNETLNVVEIVKLALDIFNEPYIHFMADEQEIIAKMDRTQLIRVVTNLVKNAIQAVPEVDHPRILVSVAAEDGFVKIMVADNGIGIEADNRDKVFEPKFTTKSSGMGLGLGMVKTIVETYGGRIEFTSQKGKGTVFTVYLPREKA; encoded by the coding sequence ATGATCCTCCTGGTCCTGATCGCGTCCGTGTTGATTGCCGGGGTCACCGTCTACCAGTACAGGGAACAGGCACAGGATTACCACCAGGACCGCCTGGAGCGGAAGGAGGAGCAAATCAAGCAGGCCATTACCTTTGCCCTGCAGCGCACTACCTACCCGGTCACTACCGAAAACCTCGGGTTGATATTCAAGGACGAGATCTACCGGATCGCGATCATCGAGAACGCAAACTTCAACATCTACGACCTGGACGGGCAGCTGATCAAAAGCTCGCGCCCGAAATTCGACAACGACTCGGTTTCCCTCTGTCTGGATGCCCATGTGCTCAATGCGCTCAGGGGGAGCATGGAAAAGCGCTATGTGGAATCGGCGGCTGCAGCGGGTGACAACTACCAGGCTTCGTATTCCTTTATCACTGACAGCCGGTTTAAACCCATCGGGATCCTGAACCTGCCCTATTTTGAGGAGAATTCCTTTTACGACATGGAACTCGGGGAGTTCATGATGCGCCTGGGGGCGGTCTACCTGATCATGCTTTTGAGCGCGATTGCCCTGGCCTACTTTATTTCCAAGTACATTACCCGGTCGCTGGAAACCGTATCGGACAAGCTCACCCATACGCGCCTGGCCCGGACCAACGAAAAGATTTTCCTGGACGATCCCAGCGAGGAGATCGGCAAGCTGATCGACGCCTATAACAGCATGATCGACGAGTTGGAGCTCAGCGCTACAAAGCTCGCGCGGAGCGAGCGGGAACAGGCCTGGCGGGAAATGGCCAAACAGGTGGCCCACGAAATCAAGAACCCGCTCACGCCCATGCGGCTGAGCGTGCAGAGTTTTGAGCGGAAATTCGACCCCCGGGACCCGGATGTGGGCCGGCAGGTTGCCGAGTTTTCCAAAACGCTCATCCAGCAGATCGACACGCTGAGCAGCATTGCCTCGGCCTTCTCGAATTTTGCGAAGATGCCCGCCCAGCAGAACGAAACGCTCAACGTGGTGGAAATCGTCAAGCTCGCCCTGGACATTTTCAACGAGCCTTATATCCACTTTATGGCCGATGAGCAGGAGATCATTGCCAAAATGGACCGGACGCAGCTCATCCGGGTGGTGACCAACCTGGTTAAGAACGCCATCCAGGCGGTCCCGGAGGTGGACCACCCGCGAATCCTGGTGTCTGTGGCAGCCGAGGACGGTTTTGTCAAGATCATGGTGGCCGACAACGGCATAGGCATCGAAGCAGACAACCGCGACAAAGTGTTTGAACCCAAATTCACTACCAAAAGCAGCGGGATGGGGCTCGGCCTGGGAATGGTCAAAACCATTGTGGAAACCTATGGCGGCAGGATTGAATTTACCTCTCAGAAGGGAAAAGGTACCGTCTTCACGGTATACCTGCCGAGGGAAAAGGCATAG
- a CDS encoding CopD family protein, which yields MADYYNYIKSLHLIFVVTWFAGLFYMPRLFIYHIEALEKPETEARVLGNQFRVMERRLWQIITWPSAVLCIASALVLLWIMPGWLSQPWMHVKLGFVVLLIIYHLVMHRMYLRFQRGQISYTSRFMRIWNEGATLILFAVVFLAVLKNSIDWMFGLAGLLALAVLLMLGIRLYRRLRERSGKPD from the coding sequence ATGGCCGACTATTACAACTATATCAAATCCCTCCACCTGATCTTTGTGGTGACCTGGTTTGCCGGGCTTTTCTACATGCCCCGGCTGTTTATCTACCATATTGAAGCCCTCGAAAAACCCGAGACGGAAGCCCGGGTACTGGGCAACCAGTTCCGGGTGATGGAACGCCGGCTCTGGCAGATCATTACCTGGCCGTCGGCCGTGCTCTGCATCGCCTCTGCCCTGGTGCTGCTCTGGATCATGCCCGGATGGCTCTCCCAGCCCTGGATGCACGTGAAGCTCGGGTTTGTGGTATTGCTGATCATATACCACCTGGTGATGCACCGCATGTACCTGCGCTTCCAGCGCGGGCAGATTTCCTACACCTCCCGATTTATGCGGATCTGGAACGAGGGGGCCACGCTCATCTTGTTTGCGGTGGTTTTCCTGGCCGTACTCAAGAACAGTATCGACTGGATGTTCGGCCTGGCAGGCCTATTGGCGTTGGCGGTGCTGCTGATGCTCGGCATCCGGCTTTACAGGCGCCTCAGGGAGCGGTCCGGCAAGCCCGATTGA
- a CDS encoding branched-chain amino acid transport system II carrier protein → MSRKSIIILGLALFSLFFGAGNLILPPQMGWRAGPLWWLVCLGFCVSAVLIPMLGILAHSRLQGSMFDFAKKVSPGFSAVYCFLIYAISLALPSPRTASVTHEMAVAPYLGSPPWLTSLVYFALVFFLVMNRSKLGSLIGKYLTPVILLVLVLLIGSILFWPPDVMTARTLSAPFTAGLQEGYQTFDAIGAVVCGGVILVSLRLENPGLDFGQRFRAIALAGLFAGMCLLLLYTGLMYSGAAMTGWVPEEVTRTRLLREVTEYALGARSQALLSLLIGLACFTTAVGVVTGASDYARSRFGDSPRAYTLTALAGCATGVLFGQLPVAYIISVALPALLFIYPLTIVLIGLNAMPARYTPPRLFRAVVAVTLLFSIPDFVESLWPGAIPEGAVSWIPLRSFGLPWLLPAVCVFLAGRFLQRRI, encoded by the coding sequence ATGAGCCGAAAATCCATCATCATCCTCGGGCTCGCCCTGTTTTCCCTGTTTTTCGGGGCGGGCAACCTGATCCTCCCCCCACAGATGGGATGGCGGGCCGGGCCGCTCTGGTGGCTCGTCTGCCTGGGCTTTTGCGTGTCGGCCGTATTGATCCCGATGCTCGGGATCCTCGCACACTCCCGGTTGCAGGGCAGCATGTTCGACTTTGCCAAAAAAGTCTCCCCGGGGTTCAGCGCCGTCTACTGTTTCCTGATCTATGCCATTTCGCTCGCCCTGCCTTCTCCCCGGACGGCATCGGTAACCCATGAAATGGCCGTGGCGCCCTATCTTGGGAGCCCGCCCTGGCTCACCAGCCTGGTGTATTTCGCCCTCGTGTTTTTCCTGGTGATGAACCGTTCAAAACTGGGCAGCCTTATCGGCAAATACCTCACCCCGGTGATCCTGCTGGTCCTGGTCCTCCTGATCGGCAGCATCCTGTTCTGGCCGCCGGATGTCATGACGGCCCGTACCCTGTCGGCACCATTTACGGCGGGTTTGCAGGAAGGGTACCAGACCTTTGACGCCATCGGCGCTGTGGTTTGCGGCGGGGTGATTCTCGTTTCCCTCCGGCTGGAAAACCCCGGCCTGGATTTCGGGCAGCGGTTCCGGGCGATTGCGCTCGCCGGGCTGTTTGCGGGAATGTGCCTGTTGTTGCTCTATACGGGCCTGATGTACAGTGGGGCTGCCATGACCGGGTGGGTCCCGGAGGAGGTAACCCGTACCCGGCTGCTCCGGGAGGTGACGGAATATGCCCTTGGGGCGCGGAGCCAGGCGTTGCTGAGCCTGCTGATTGGCCTGGCCTGTTTTACAACGGCCGTCGGCGTGGTCACCGGCGCTTCGGACTACGCGCGATCCCGTTTCGGGGATTCGCCCCGGGCCTATACCCTGACGGCCCTTGCCGGGTGTGCGACAGGGGTGCTTTTTGGCCAACTCCCCGTAGCTTATATTATCTCGGTGGCCCTCCCGGCCCTGTTGTTTATCTACCCGCTGACCATTGTGCTGATCGGGCTGAATGCGATGCCGGCCCGGTATACGCCCCCCCGGCTGTTCCGGGCGGTGGTTGCCGTTACCTTGTTGTTCAGCATCCCGGATTTTGTGGAAAGCCTCTGGCCGGGGGCCATTCCGGAAGGTGCCGTGAGCTGGATCCCGCTGCGGTCGTTTGGCCTTCCCTGGTTGCTGCCGGCAGTATGCGTTTTCCTGGCGGGCAGGTTCTTGCAGCGGCGGATTTGA
- the thiL gene encoding thiamine-phosphate kinase, with product MFEDKDHPSTDLGKLGEFGLIRHLTQHLELRQPTTLEGIGDDAALLAIGDTEVAVTTDMLVEGVHFDLGYAPLKHLGYKAMIVNLSDVYAMNMQATQATVSLAVSNRFPLEALEELYAGIALAGKIYGVDVVGGDTTSSNKGLIISVTAIGQAPKGTAVRRSGAKPNDLLVVSGDIGGAYLGLQVLRREQEVFKVNPRHQPDLEPYSYLVERQLKPEARKDIVELLGKLEVRPTAMIDISDGLSSEILHLCESGQLGCRLFEDKIPLDPSAQAVCEEFNLDSTTVALSGGEDYELLFTIRQEDFPKIKGNPSLTVIGHMAEKEAGAQLVTRAGEQIDLTARGWNAFGSAGE from the coding sequence ATGTTTGAAGACAAAGACCACCCATCCACCGACCTCGGGAAACTCGGGGAATTTGGCCTGATCCGCCACCTGACACAGCACCTGGAACTCCGTCAGCCCACCACCCTGGAGGGCATCGGGGACGATGCAGCCCTGCTGGCCATCGGGGACACTGAGGTTGCGGTAACCACCGACATGCTGGTGGAAGGCGTCCATTTTGACCTGGGATACGCCCCCCTGAAACACCTGGGGTACAAGGCGATGATCGTCAACCTGAGCGATGTGTACGCCATGAACATGCAGGCCACCCAGGCCACCGTTTCCCTGGCAGTTTCCAACCGCTTCCCCCTGGAGGCCCTCGAGGAGTTGTACGCCGGGATTGCCCTGGCGGGGAAGATCTACGGGGTGGACGTGGTAGGGGGGGATACCACCTCGTCCAACAAGGGGCTGATTATCAGCGTTACGGCTATTGGCCAGGCTCCCAAGGGCACCGCGGTCCGGAGGTCCGGCGCAAAACCCAACGACCTGCTGGTTGTCAGCGGCGATATCGGGGGGGCGTACCTCGGGTTGCAGGTGCTCCGGCGGGAACAGGAGGTCTTCAAGGTCAACCCGCGCCACCAACCCGACCTGGAACCCTACAGCTACCTGGTGGAGCGGCAGCTCAAGCCGGAGGCCCGGAAGGACATCGTGGAGTTGCTCGGCAAGCTGGAAGTCCGGCCCACGGCCATGATCGACATCAGCGACGGGCTCTCATCGGAGATTCTGCACCTGTGCGAATCGGGGCAGCTGGGTTGCCGGTTGTTTGAGGATAAAATCCCGCTGGATCCTTCGGCCCAGGCGGTATGCGAGGAGTTTAATCTGGATAGTACCACCGTGGCCCTGAGCGGCGGGGAGGACTATGAGTTGCTTTTTACGATCCGGCAGGAGGACTTCCCGAAAATCAAAGGGAACCCATCCCTCACCGTAATCGGCCATATGGCCGAAAAGGAGGCCGGGGCACAACTGGTTACGCGCGCGGGCGAGCAGATAGACCTGACGGCGCGGGGTTGGAATGCGTTTGGCAGTGCCGGCGAATAA
- a CDS encoding choice-of-anchor B family protein, whose protein sequence is MEKPASRILRVLVLCILLLSSCSRSDDAPGDGLAPGPNPNPNPGGSAGEPTGFTPCENGMAGAYPCSGLDLVARLDLEVFSATSGNDIWGWADPADGTEYALVGLNNGTAFISLADPENPVYLGKLPTHTVASAWRDIKVYANHAFIVSEADGHGMQVFDLTRLRDVSNPPQTFSATTHYSAFGNAHNLVIEESSGFAYAVGTGPELPYQGGPHFIDLADPAAPSDTGGFATAGYTHDAQVVLYQGPDADYAGREILVGANESEVVILDVTDKGAPFEIAGLDYSNLGYTHQGWFTEDHRFFILGDELDELNFGLNSRTLVFDFTDLDNPVLSFSYSGPTTAIDHNGYVLGDVFYLANYTAGIRLLDISGIAGGEMAETAYFDTFPDSDSPAFSGVWSVYPYLPSGHILVGDINRGLFVLKPSNP, encoded by the coding sequence GTGGAAAAGCCTGCTTCCCGAATCCTGAGGGTCCTCGTCCTATGTATCCTGCTCCTGAGTTCCTGTTCCCGTTCGGACGACGCCCCCGGTGACGGGCTCGCCCCGGGGCCGAACCCGAATCCAAATCCCGGCGGATCGGCCGGGGAACCCACGGGCTTTACCCCCTGCGAGAACGGCATGGCCGGGGCGTACCCCTGTTCGGGGCTCGACCTGGTAGCCCGCCTGGACCTGGAAGTTTTCTCCGCCACTTCGGGGAACGACATCTGGGGATGGGCCGACCCTGCAGACGGGACGGAATACGCCCTGGTGGGCCTGAACAACGGCACCGCCTTTATTTCTCTGGCCGACCCGGAAAACCCCGTCTACCTCGGGAAACTGCCCACCCACACCGTCGCCAGCGCCTGGAGGGACATCAAGGTCTATGCGAACCATGCCTTTATCGTTTCGGAAGCCGACGGGCATGGGATGCAGGTCTTTGACCTGACCCGGTTGCGGGATGTTTCCAACCCCCCGCAGACTTTTTCCGCTACTACGCACTATTCCGCCTTCGGGAATGCGCACAACCTGGTGATCGAGGAGTCCTCCGGGTTTGCCTATGCGGTGGGGACCGGCCCGGAATTGCCCTATCAGGGCGGGCCGCACTTTATCGACCTCGCCGACCCTGCAGCCCCCTCCGACACAGGCGGATTTGCCACTGCCGGCTATACGCACGACGCCCAGGTAGTGCTGTACCAGGGGCCGGATGCGGACTATGCGGGACGGGAAATTTTGGTGGGGGCCAACGAATCCGAGGTGGTGATCCTGGACGTTACGGACAAGGGAGCCCCCTTTGAGATTGCGGGACTGGATTACAGCAATCTCGGCTATACGCACCAGGGCTGGTTTACCGAAGACCACCGGTTTTTTATCCTGGGCGATGAACTGGACGAACTGAATTTCGGCCTGAACAGCCGGACCCTGGTCTTCGATTTTACGGACCTGGACAACCCGGTTCTGTCGTTCTCCTATTCCGGGCCCACTACCGCCATCGACCACAACGGTTACGTGCTCGGCGACGTATTTTACCTGGCCAATTACACGGCGGGCATCCGCCTGCTGGACATTTCCGGCATTGCCGGGGGAGAGATGGCAGAAACCGCTTATTTCGATACCTTTCCGGACTCTGACAGTCCGGCCTTCAGCGGGGTCTGGAGCGTCTATCCCTACCTCCCCAGCGGGCATATCCTGGTAGGGGATATCAACCGGGGGCTCTTCGTACTCAAGCCTTCCAACCCATGA